From Luteolibacter arcticus, one genomic window encodes:
- a CDS encoding prolyl oligopeptidase family serine peptidase, with product MIPSISLAAAIDYPSTRKAEVTEELHGTQVPDPYRWLEDDNAAETKSWVAAQNGVTESFLATIPQRGEIRKRLADLWNFERTGAPQEFGGKWFFTHNTGLQNQSVLKVADSLDGEGKLLLDPNSLSDDGTVSLANFTPSEDGKLLGYSISRGGSDWNEILVRDVATGKDTGDHLKWVKFSGISWAKDGSGFYYSRYEAPLEGAALTQKNEFQNLCFHKIGTPQSEDPVIYERKDQPRWGLGGGLTEDGKFLVIHVSEGTDPKNRFFYRPVDGEKVIELLADADASYDFIGNKDGLFYFRTDLEAPRHRIIAIDVAKPERSAWKEIIPQSKDLLQEASMVGGKLVVEYLKDAKSAVAVYDSDGKKVRDVDLPGIGSASGFGGREKDKQTFYSFTGFTDPGAIYRYDLESGTSTLWKRPKVGFDGSAYETKQVFATSKDGTKVPVFLVHKKGIALDGSHRTLLTGYGGFNISITPGFSIGRAVWLERGGILAVANLRGGGEYGSDWHLAGTRLQKQNVFDDFIAAAEWLVNEKYTSSKKLAIQGGSNGGLLVGACMTQRPDLFGAALPAVGVMDMLRFHKFTIGWAWEKDYGSAENAEEFKALLRYSPYHVLKNGTRYPATMVTTADHDDRVVPAHSFKFAARLQECQAKDGPPVLIRIDTSAGHGAGTALSKMIDKTADEWAFLESVL from the coding sequence ATGATCCCATCGATCAGCCTCGCTGCGGCGATTGACTATCCCTCGACCCGCAAGGCGGAGGTGACCGAGGAACTGCACGGGACCCAAGTGCCGGACCCCTACCGCTGGCTCGAGGATGACAATGCCGCGGAAACGAAATCGTGGGTCGCGGCGCAGAATGGGGTCACCGAATCGTTTCTCGCGACGATTCCGCAGCGCGGAGAGATCCGCAAGCGGCTGGCCGACCTGTGGAACTTCGAGCGCACCGGCGCGCCCCAAGAGTTCGGCGGCAAATGGTTCTTCACGCACAATACCGGCCTGCAGAACCAGTCGGTGCTGAAGGTCGCCGATTCGCTCGATGGCGAGGGCAAGCTGCTGCTCGATCCGAACTCGCTGTCGGACGATGGCACCGTGTCGCTCGCCAATTTCACACCGAGCGAGGACGGCAAGCTGCTCGGCTACTCGATCTCGCGCGGCGGCAGCGATTGGAATGAGATCCTCGTTCGCGACGTGGCCACCGGCAAGGACACCGGCGATCACCTCAAGTGGGTGAAGTTCAGCGGGATCTCCTGGGCCAAGGATGGCAGCGGCTTCTACTACAGCCGCTATGAGGCACCGCTGGAGGGTGCCGCGCTCACGCAGAAGAACGAGTTCCAGAATTTGTGCTTCCACAAGATCGGCACGCCGCAATCGGAAGACCCCGTGATATACGAGCGGAAGGACCAGCCGCGCTGGGGTCTCGGCGGCGGACTGACCGAGGACGGGAAATTCCTCGTGATCCATGTATCCGAGGGCACCGATCCGAAGAACCGCTTTTTCTACCGGCCCGTCGATGGCGAGAAGGTCATCGAGTTGCTGGCGGATGCCGATGCGAGCTACGACTTCATCGGCAACAAGGACGGCTTGTTCTATTTCCGCACCGATCTCGAGGCACCGCGGCACCGGATCATCGCCATCGATGTGGCGAAGCCGGAGCGCTCCGCGTGGAAAGAGATCATTCCGCAGTCGAAGGACTTGCTCCAGGAAGCCAGCATGGTCGGTGGCAAGCTGGTGGTGGAATACTTGAAGGACGCGAAGAGCGCGGTGGCCGTCTATGATTCCGACGGCAAGAAAGTGCGCGATGTCGATCTGCCGGGTATCGGCAGCGCCAGCGGCTTCGGCGGTCGCGAGAAGGACAAGCAGACCTTCTACTCCTTCACCGGCTTCACCGATCCCGGAGCGATCTATCGCTATGATCTGGAGAGTGGCACCAGCACGCTGTGGAAGCGGCCGAAGGTCGGCTTTGATGGCTCGGCCTACGAGACCAAGCAGGTCTTCGCCACCAGCAAGGATGGCACCAAGGTGCCGGTCTTCCTCGTCCACAAGAAGGGCATCGCGCTCGATGGCTCGCATCGCACGCTTCTCACCGGCTACGGCGGCTTCAATATCAGCATCACGCCCGGCTTCTCCATCGGCCGCGCGGTGTGGCTGGAGCGGGGCGGGATCCTCGCGGTGGCCAATCTGCGTGGCGGTGGCGAATACGGCAGCGACTGGCACCTCGCTGGCACGCGCCTTCAAAAGCAAAACGTCTTCGATGACTTCATCGCCGCTGCCGAGTGGCTGGTGAACGAGAAATACACCTCTTCCAAGAAGCTCGCCATCCAGGGCGGCAGCAATGGCGGCCTGCTGGTCGGCGCTTGCATGACCCAGCGGCCGGATCTCTTCGGCGCTGCGCTGCCGGCCGTCGGCGTGATGGACATGCTGCGCTTCCACAAGTTCACCATTGGCTGGGCTTGGGAAAAGGACTACGGCAGCGCCGAAAATGCCGAGGAGTTCAAGGCCCTGCTACGATACTCACCGTACCACGTGCTCAAGAACGGCACCCGCTACCCGGCGACGATGGTGACCACTGCCGATCACGACGACCGCGTGGTGCCTGCCCACAGCTTCAAGTTCGCCGCGCGCTTGCAAGAGTGCCAGGCGAAGGACGGCCCGCCGGTGCTGATCCGCATCGACACCAGCGCCGGCCACGGTGCGGGCACGGCGCTGTCGAAGATGATCGACAAGACCGCCGACGAGTGGGCGTTCCTGGAATCCGTGCTCTAG
- a CDS encoding InlB B-repeat-containing protein: MKRLASQAIPLLAALGLAQAAPLKLDFTSNAVNIASGWTPVVGLTTNNTMVNLTDVGGTSYDFVFDHVACWDNGQAGQPLTRSGFYNFGQLDNTHGFSLSGLNPGQSVKLYASAGWNGPGKGGYVLFGDNAPNGVKAQADNLGTNPTIASLTYIGTAVADGSGVVTGSLHSDQGVGLAGEGQVGGFVFFPAPTITANAGANGTIDPAGAVEVPGGDDKTFTITANSGYHVTDVLVDNVSVGAVTTYTFDDVETNHTISATFALNTVTHTITTTAGTNGSISPSGAVSVNNGVNSPFTITPDAGYHVANVLVDGVSVGAVTNYTFPNVTGNHTISATFALNTYSITASAGANGSISPAGATPVIHGESQQYTFTPAPGYQVAEVFVDGVPVNDLETYWFEDVTANHTISVTFDNRTRLYLDFTDRNIGSYAPGWTPVSANYVAATPVASAGDINGLGYGFSINNVGAYDNERAWEPLIRSGFYTFGNQTNDHTFTLTGLNAGQTVTLYASAAWDGSPAGGFVVFGDSGAAGVKAQTIGTVTDVPILANMTVIGTATADGSGTVTGSLHGRTAVGSADEGQVGGFVFAINPGGTEVSPYAGWATGPPNNLAGDDALPGSDPDRDGVSNLLEFALNGNPNSGSSTGLSFGKMAIVEGVPNVLTLTVAVRGDAVFSPDGNRMTSDPVDGVTYTIEASSNLGTWGNLEVTEVNNEDSFFIQEDFPEPDAGWVYKTFRTPGAAGANTKAFIRAGVE, from the coding sequence ATGAAACGTCTCGCCTCGCAGGCGATCCCGCTGCTCGCCGCCCTCGGCCTCGCGCAGGCGGCTCCGCTGAAACTCGACTTCACCAGCAACGCGGTCAACATCGCGTCGGGCTGGACCCCCGTGGTCGGCCTCACCACGAACAACACGATGGTGAACCTCACCGACGTCGGTGGCACCTCCTACGATTTCGTTTTCGATCACGTGGCCTGCTGGGACAATGGCCAAGCCGGCCAACCGCTGACCCGCTCGGGATTCTACAATTTCGGGCAACTGGACAATACCCACGGCTTCTCGCTGTCCGGCCTGAATCCCGGACAATCGGTGAAGCTCTACGCCAGTGCCGGCTGGAATGGACCCGGCAAGGGTGGCTACGTCCTCTTTGGCGACAACGCCCCGAACGGCGTGAAGGCCCAGGCCGACAATCTCGGCACCAATCCGACGATCGCCAGCCTGACCTACATCGGCACCGCGGTCGCGGATGGCAGCGGGGTCGTCACCGGCAGCCTGCACAGCGACCAAGGCGTCGGCCTGGCAGGCGAAGGACAGGTGGGTGGTTTCGTCTTCTTCCCCGCTCCCACCATCACCGCCAACGCGGGAGCCAACGGCACCATCGATCCCGCCGGAGCCGTGGAAGTGCCGGGCGGCGATGACAAAACCTTCACCATCACCGCCAACAGCGGCTACCACGTGACGGACGTGCTGGTGGACAATGTCTCGGTGGGTGCGGTGACCACCTACACCTTCGACGACGTCGAAACGAACCACACGATCAGCGCAACGTTCGCCCTCAACACCGTGACCCACACGATCACGACCACTGCCGGAACGAACGGATCGATCAGCCCGTCCGGCGCGGTGAGTGTGAATAACGGCGTGAACTCCCCCTTCACCATCACACCGGACGCAGGCTACCACGTCGCCAACGTGCTGGTAGACGGCGTTTCGGTCGGTGCGGTGACGAACTACACTTTCCCAAACGTCACCGGCAACCACACCATCAGCGCTACCTTCGCGCTGAATACCTACTCGATCACGGCCAGCGCCGGAGCGAACGGCTCCATCAGCCCGGCCGGTGCCACTCCGGTGATTCATGGTGAAAGCCAGCAATACACTTTCACTCCGGCTCCCGGCTACCAGGTCGCCGAGGTCTTTGTGGACGGCGTGCCGGTGAACGATCTGGAGACCTACTGGTTCGAAGACGTCACGGCCAATCACACGATCTCGGTCACCTTCGACAACCGCACCCGGCTGTATCTCGACTTCACCGACCGCAACATCGGCAGCTACGCCCCAGGTTGGACTCCGGTCTCTGCGAACTACGTGGCCGCCACTCCGGTCGCCAGCGCCGGTGACATCAATGGCCTAGGCTACGGCTTCTCGATCAACAACGTCGGCGCCTACGACAACGAGCGTGCGTGGGAACCGCTCATCCGCTCCGGCTTCTATACCTTCGGAAATCAGACCAACGACCACACGTTCACCCTGACCGGACTCAATGCCGGGCAAACGGTGACGCTCTACGCCAGTGCCGCGTGGGACGGAAGTCCGGCAGGGGGCTTCGTCGTCTTTGGCGACAGTGGCGCGGCCGGCGTGAAGGCGCAAACGATCGGCACCGTGACCGATGTTCCGATCCTTGCCAACATGACCGTGATCGGCACGGCGACCGCGGATGGCAGTGGCACCGTGACCGGCAGCCTGCACGGCCGCACCGCGGTGGGTTCCGCGGACGAAGGCCAGGTCGGCGGCTTCGTCTTCGCCATCAACCCCGGCGGCACGGAGGTCTCTCCCTACGCGGGATGGGCCACCGGGCCGCCTAACAACCTTGCCGGGGACGATGCCCTTCCCGGCTCCGATCCGGATCGTGACGGCGTGTCGAACTTGCTCGAATTTGCCCTCAACGGCAACCCTAACAGCGGCTCCTCCACCGGCTTGTCCTTCGGAAAAATGGCGATCGTCGAGGGTGTGCCGAACGTTCTCACGCTGACCGTGGCCGTGCGCGGGGACGCCGTCTTCTCGCCGGACGGGAACCGCATGACCTCCGACCCCGTCGATGGCGTGACCTACACCATTGAGGCGTCGAGCAACCTCGGCACCTGGGGCAATCTCGAAGTCACCGAAGTGAACAACGAGGATTCTTTCTTCATCCAGGAAGACTTCCCGGAACCCGACGCAGGCTGGGTTTACAAGACCTTCCGCACCCCGGGTGCCGCGGGCGCGAATACCAAGGCCTTCATCCGCGCCGGCGTGGAGTAA
- a CDS encoding glycoside hydrolase family 76 protein: MRLAALLLLPVMMLSAVAAPSIHLERAAEVTESIQEHFWDRKSGLYASKSGGKEPEMIWGSGVMFSAVVGAARHDKKYRPVMRKFFDAMEGYWDLKVKIPGYEPARTQGGNDKYYDDNAWMVLMFLEAYELTGESRYLKRAEETLEFVVSGWDEELGGGIWWHEQHKGDGKNTCVNAPGALGCFRVARFEKEADAAKWNAFGEKITVWTVKNLQAPNGLFSDAINVKTKEVNRAQLTYNAGLMLRVFLSLHARTGERFYLDEALRMGKAANSLLDQATGAYRDPIKWAHLMVEADLELYRATGDKAYHERAVKNGAHHYATWKKSPAPDLITQASLARELWLLADHETPVGVEFWKKSDKPKAVR; this comes from the coding sequence ATGAGACTCGCCGCCCTGCTCCTGCTCCCGGTCATGATGCTTTCAGCGGTCGCCGCGCCATCGATCCATCTCGAGCGGGCTGCGGAGGTCACGGAGTCGATCCAGGAACACTTTTGGGATCGGAAGTCCGGCCTCTACGCTTCCAAGTCCGGCGGCAAGGAGCCGGAGATGATCTGGGGCAGCGGCGTGATGTTTTCTGCCGTCGTCGGAGCCGCGCGCCACGACAAGAAATACCGGCCGGTGATGCGGAAGTTCTTCGACGCGATGGAGGGCTACTGGGACCTGAAGGTGAAGATTCCCGGCTACGAACCGGCCCGAACCCAGGGCGGCAACGACAAGTACTACGACGACAACGCGTGGATGGTGCTCATGTTCCTAGAGGCCTACGAGCTGACCGGCGAGTCACGCTATCTCAAGCGCGCGGAAGAGACGCTGGAGTTTGTGGTCAGCGGTTGGGACGAGGAACTCGGCGGCGGCATCTGGTGGCACGAACAGCACAAGGGCGACGGCAAGAACACCTGCGTGAATGCGCCCGGCGCGCTCGGCTGCTTCCGCGTGGCACGCTTTGAAAAGGAGGCCGACGCGGCCAAGTGGAATGCCTTCGGGGAAAAGATCACCGTCTGGACGGTGAAAAACCTCCAGGCCCCGAACGGCCTCTTCTCCGACGCGATCAACGTGAAGACCAAGGAGGTCAATCGCGCCCAGCTCACCTACAATGCCGGCCTGATGCTCCGCGTCTTCCTCTCGCTGCACGCCCGCACCGGCGAGCGCTTCTACCTCGATGAAGCGCTGCGCATGGGCAAGGCGGCGAACTCCCTGCTCGATCAAGCCACCGGCGCGTATCGCGATCCCATCAAGTGGGCGCATCTGATGGTCGAGGCCGATCTCGAACTCTACCGCGCCACCGGCGACAAGGCGTATCACGAGCGCGCCGTGAAGAATGGCGCGCACCACTACGCGACGTGGAAGAAGTCACCCGCGCCCGACCTCATCACCCAGGCCTCGCTAGCCCGCGAGCTGTGGTTGCTGGCCGATCACGAAACGCCGGTCGGCGTGGAATTCTGGAAGAAGTCCGACAAGCCGAAGGCAGTACGCTAG
- a CDS encoding B12-binding domain-containing radical SAM protein has product MNIGYIAMSGLRLVDAELLQLGLSFPAVARRAREIEALPSLGLLTLAGMSPPHIGAEYLEVRDISEVPDRFDAIALSTLSATSKEAYAMAAKFREKGIPVILGGLHATLAPEEAARHVDALVIGEGEVVWPEVLRDLERGELKPIYDARRSGPFDFRNAPMPRFDLLSPDRYPRFTVQTQRGCPYACEFCAASMRLSPTFRTKPVEKEVAEVRRLKELFGRPFVEFADDNTFADKRHGRALMTALQKEGLRWFTETDVSVADDEDLLKMMRDAGCHQVLIGFESPRFDSLNGVEKKSNWKARRTDRYLRAVETIRRHGITVNGCFILGFDGDGPESFEHVFRFVEESGLYDVQVTYLTPFPGTPLWKRLSEEGRLLSEEATERCTLFDINFRPTDMSVEELKSGFRDLTRRLYAPEFVEQRNKRFRGHLRAKVRAR; this is encoded by the coding sequence ATGAATATCGGCTACATCGCCATGAGCGGGCTCCGGCTCGTCGATGCGGAGCTGCTCCAGCTCGGCCTGTCCTTTCCCGCGGTGGCACGGCGTGCGCGGGAGATCGAGGCGCTGCCGTCGCTCGGGTTGCTGACCCTGGCGGGCATGTCCCCGCCGCATATCGGTGCGGAGTATCTCGAAGTACGAGACATCTCGGAGGTGCCGGACCGCTTCGATGCGATCGCGCTTTCCACCTTGAGCGCGACTTCGAAGGAGGCCTACGCGATGGCCGCGAAGTTTCGCGAGAAAGGCATCCCGGTGATCCTCGGCGGGCTTCACGCGACGCTCGCGCCGGAGGAGGCAGCACGACATGTCGACGCCCTGGTCATCGGCGAGGGCGAGGTCGTGTGGCCGGAGGTGCTGCGTGACTTGGAGCGCGGCGAATTGAAACCGATCTACGATGCACGCCGTAGTGGACCTTTCGATTTCCGGAACGCGCCGATGCCGCGCTTCGATCTGCTGTCACCGGATCGCTATCCCAGGTTCACGGTGCAGACCCAGCGCGGCTGCCCGTATGCCTGCGAATTCTGCGCGGCCTCGATGCGTCTCTCACCGACCTTTCGCACCAAACCGGTTGAAAAGGAGGTCGCTGAAGTGAGACGGCTGAAGGAGCTCTTCGGCCGGCCCTTCGTCGAGTTCGCCGATGACAATACCTTCGCCGACAAGCGCCACGGTCGTGCCTTGATGACCGCGCTCCAAAAGGAAGGCCTGCGCTGGTTCACCGAGACCGACGTCTCGGTCGCCGATGACGAAGACTTGCTCAAGATGATGCGCGACGCCGGTTGCCATCAGGTGCTCATCGGTTTCGAGAGCCCGCGCTTCGATTCGCTCAATGGCGTGGAGAAGAAGTCCAACTGGAAGGCCCGCCGCACCGACCGCTACCTGCGCGCCGTCGAGACCATCCGGCGCCATGGCATCACGGTGAATGGCTGCTTCATCCTCGGCTTCGATGGCGATGGGCCGGAGAGCTTCGAGCACGTCTTCCGTTTCGTCGAGGAAAGCGGCCTCTACGATGTGCAGGTGACCTACCTCACGCCCTTTCCCGGCACGCCGTTGTGGAAACGGCTGTCGGAAGAAGGCCGGCTGCTTTCCGAAGAAGCGACCGAGCGCTGCACGCTCTTCGACATCAATTTCCGACCCACCGACATGAGTGTGGAGGAGCTGAAGAGCGGCTTCCGCGACCTGACCCGGAGGCTTTATGCGCCGGAGTTCGTGGAGCAGCGGAACAAGCGCTTTCGCGGGCACTTGCGGGCGAAGGTCCGCGCGAGATAA
- a CDS encoding WGR domain-containing protein, with product MKLVRQSRLHFREGNSDKVYEVDLCEAGEGEFLVNFRYGRRGAALRDGTKTPFPESRAKAEAIFEALVAEKTQKGYKIAGESGLPAALPVAASPALACDDPRRTAILRRLKEEAGGSPKGKARWKLSRVLWRAGAWMMREAADDIATIGARLQGPMDLWCAAWALGRCGSPKHAVVLDLMTKRAADVPWVLAMIAEAKVALLPEEDDSAAGLPPTVAAVFLTGDPAAFRAVVEQELRTGQHNGLPSALMILSSRHGWVREVMHELVRLLPLGRGTMPFFRQVLKASEFRLDAELYGQCVRRFDTTNATGAMPWRLPKAAPQPAYTTGTRNYLRRRPVRLLTVAGESGEAALFIPLATGLLLAYDDQTDQPRETSTSTYDWDRTTRRSIERKIWYPRYSSCFGFIWLMRGAGGKLEPTNSKVTWRFIDGKRGDATTREEPFAHLWDQAPDAVMHLLRHARTREVQQFALRVWRANPAFVEEADASFVADLLGSWFADTVALGLEIARARWNPAAPELPLLLAMLDSSLPEARTQGIAWLRDVATIVVADSAFLASTAFLKHEDARLAVRDVLRATAIPVESRRDLVARVVSALLALDDDEAAIAGPAVDFLLLLAPAEVQALPPAHLAELAAHPLEACQLLAVQVLLKSSSPAGLPESLLLAAVSSDFPAVRRLGMELLGKLSDHELASRTEVLAACAVSKHEELRDGAAPLLGRVATRDRTSARELVLQWYPLLFREESFEGLHASVHALLTESFANELDAIPADSFRRMLESRYDYGQMLGFALLQRESGPFETEDLVAWAVHPLVAVREWAIEQLEREPDLLRREPGLVLRLLESPYDDGRERAFDFCRREIRDGDWTPESLVAVCDSNHRPARDFGRELVTRLFREEDGPVYLLRFSQHPATEIQLFATNYLERHASGSAERIAALDLYFRTVLSRIGVGRVAKQRVLAFLEKEALADESIARLVVPLLARQSGTVAIQDKAEMIRILDALRRHWPQMESPLKPRPVPVREPS from the coding sequence TTGAAACTCGTCCGCCAAAGCCGCCTCCACTTCCGCGAGGGAAACTCCGACAAGGTCTATGAGGTGGACCTGTGCGAGGCCGGCGAGGGCGAGTTCCTGGTGAATTTCCGCTACGGCCGCCGCGGCGCCGCGTTGCGCGACGGGACCAAGACTCCTTTCCCTGAATCGCGGGCCAAGGCCGAGGCGATCTTCGAGGCGCTTGTGGCGGAAAAGACACAAAAGGGCTACAAGATCGCCGGTGAATCCGGGCTCCCTGCCGCATTGCCGGTAGCGGCATCTCCCGCTCTGGCGTGCGACGATCCGCGCCGGACCGCCATCCTACGGCGCTTGAAGGAAGAGGCCGGCGGCTCGCCGAAAGGCAAGGCACGCTGGAAGCTCTCGCGCGTGCTATGGCGCGCCGGGGCGTGGATGATGCGGGAGGCCGCGGATGACATCGCCACGATCGGCGCGCGGTTGCAAGGGCCGATGGACCTGTGGTGCGCAGCCTGGGCGCTCGGCCGCTGCGGCAGCCCGAAACACGCAGTGGTGCTCGATTTGATGACAAAGCGGGCCGCCGACGTTCCATGGGTGCTCGCGATGATCGCCGAGGCCAAGGTTGCCTTGCTTCCCGAGGAAGACGATTCGGCCGCGGGCTTGCCGCCTACTGTTGCCGCGGTGTTCCTGACCGGCGATCCCGCAGCTTTCCGCGCGGTGGTCGAGCAAGAGCTGCGGACCGGCCAGCACAACGGCCTGCCATCGGCGCTGATGATTCTTTCCTCCCGTCACGGCTGGGTGCGGGAGGTGATGCATGAGCTGGTGCGGCTGTTGCCGCTTGGCCGCGGGACCATGCCGTTCTTCCGCCAAGTACTAAAGGCATCGGAGTTCCGGCTGGATGCAGAGCTCTACGGTCAGTGCGTCCGTCGCTTTGACACCACGAATGCCACCGGTGCAATGCCGTGGCGATTGCCCAAGGCCGCGCCCCAACCGGCCTACACGACCGGCACGCGCAATTACCTCCGCCGCCGGCCGGTGCGGCTGCTGACCGTGGCCGGCGAGAGTGGCGAGGCCGCGCTTTTCATCCCGCTGGCGACCGGCCTCTTGCTCGCCTACGACGATCAAACGGACCAGCCGCGGGAAACCTCCACTTCCACATACGATTGGGATCGTACCACGCGCCGCTCGATCGAGCGCAAGATCTGGTATCCGCGCTACAGTTCCTGCTTTGGCTTCATCTGGCTGATGCGCGGGGCGGGCGGAAAGCTCGAGCCGACGAATAGCAAGGTCACCTGGCGATTCATCGACGGGAAGCGTGGCGACGCCACCACCCGCGAAGAACCATTCGCCCACCTGTGGGACCAGGCGCCGGATGCGGTGATGCACCTGCTTCGCCATGCCCGGACACGGGAGGTCCAGCAATTCGCACTGCGCGTTTGGCGTGCGAATCCCGCGTTTGTCGAGGAAGCGGATGCGAGCTTCGTCGCCGACCTGTTAGGCTCGTGGTTCGCTGATACCGTGGCACTCGGCCTGGAGATCGCCCGTGCGCGCTGGAATCCCGCAGCGCCAGAGCTGCCGCTGTTGCTGGCGATGCTGGATTCCTCGCTTCCTGAAGCGCGGACCCAGGGGATCGCTTGGCTGCGCGATGTCGCGACCATCGTTGTCGCCGACTCCGCCTTCCTCGCATCGACGGCGTTCCTCAAGCACGAGGACGCACGACTCGCCGTCCGCGACGTGCTGCGGGCCACGGCGATCCCCGTGGAATCGCGCCGCGATCTGGTGGCGCGCGTCGTTTCCGCCCTGCTCGCGCTCGATGACGATGAAGCCGCCATCGCCGGACCGGCGGTGGACTTCCTGCTGCTGCTTGCGCCCGCCGAGGTGCAGGCACTGCCGCCGGCGCACCTCGCAGAGCTGGCGGCGCATCCGCTGGAGGCCTGCCAATTGCTGGCGGTGCAGGTGCTGCTGAAGTCGTCTTCCCCGGCGGGCTTGCCGGAGAGCCTGTTGCTTGCGGCGGTGTCGTCGGATTTCCCCGCGGTGCGGCGGCTCGGCATGGAGCTGTTAGGAAAACTTTCCGACCATGAGCTGGCCTCGCGCACCGAGGTGCTCGCGGCCTGTGCCGTTTCGAAGCACGAAGAACTGCGCGATGGTGCTGCGCCGCTGTTAGGACGGGTCGCCACCCGCGACCGCACGTCAGCGCGCGAGCTCGTTCTGCAGTGGTATCCGCTGCTTTTCCGCGAGGAATCGTTCGAAGGACTGCATGCGTCGGTCCATGCGTTGCTCACCGAATCCTTTGCAAACGAGCTGGATGCGATTCCCGCGGACTCGTTCCGGCGGATGCTGGAGTCGCGTTACGATTACGGACAGATGCTCGGCTTCGCGCTGTTGCAGCGTGAAAGCGGGCCCTTCGAGACGGAGGATCTGGTGGCCTGGGCAGTGCATCCTCTGGTGGCGGTGCGCGAGTGGGCAATCGAGCAGTTGGAGCGTGAGCCAGACTTGCTCCGCCGCGAACCGGGGCTGGTGTTGCGCTTGTTAGAGAGTCCCTATGACGATGGCCGTGAACGCGCCTTCGACTTCTGCCGGCGCGAAATCCGCGACGGCGATTGGACCCCGGAGTCGCTGGTGGCCGTGTGTGACTCGAATCATCGGCCCGCGCGCGACTTCGGCCGCGAGCTGGTGACGCGGCTGTTTCGCGAGGAAGACGGGCCGGTGTATCTGCTGCGTTTCAGCCAGCACCCCGCGACGGAGATCCAGCTCTTCGCCACGAACTACCTGGAACGCCACGCGAGTGGCTCGGCCGAGCGGATCGCGGCACTCGATCTCTATTTTCGCACCGTGCTTTCCCGCATCGGGGTCGGCCGCGTGGCGAAGCAAAGGGTGCTCGCGTTCCTTGAGAAGGAAGCGCTGGCCGACGAAAGCATCGCCCGCTTGGTCGTCCCGCTGCTGGCCCGCCAGTCCGGCACGGTGGCGATCCAGGACAAGGCGGAGATGATCCGCATCCTCGATGCCTTGCGCCGCCACTGGCCGCAGATGGAAAGCCCGTTGAAACCCCGCCCCGTGCCTGTCCGCGAGCCGTCATGA